In Malassezia vespertilionis chromosome 7, complete sequence, the following proteins share a genomic window:
- a CDS encoding uncharacterized protein (EggNog:ENOG503P66Q) — protein sequence MSQHDQWLLQSQQHAASVLSQPLSQAMSIQDRKSSDAASIRAASIYSATSADTSRGYQASAAAPSVHTLTALPVRHNTNANAKTVHAYSGANGRLIVQYVHTAAYQRLNTPPQASPTYMGGSQLRGRGALVGRLILRCTDKERASEIRLKLKAVVTIQAPKASQATEGDMPNFSGLSPSTASTSSREQVLLQMEHRLRASDAKFRVAEKGPSQANAGGKLNKNGYYEWEFAFDIPEKGPGKGTCNSGFPSVGTNYPSSYVLESDVRKGTHKEEWASVKWYIKVTVERPGLFRSNNRLLVPFIYLPPPPESIAPTLLRRQALSLQIRSVIQRVQGPVVLPNDLVEPANKWTTETFMLTQAALGKPIKRSFFDKMLGNNKPKEERWAISYPGKPMAVFPLRAVIPFVLSLMHSGGMPLVVHPHVYLVQKVHLRARSTSAHTHYISHAKVLASPVGKSGMQKWFGWVQFPSWCSPTFDTQALGLEYFLQIKPLHEPAARPLLAIPVGLYCAPPRLTPAVPSVKRQQATNGSRTLLSDTASTASADAGIPSSPTQAMRSISLHGSPSASRRTSLGSAMRVPSTSTLSLRQTAAALDEPYGAGVAGIGRAHLLATEAMPDPCLRHASSSQALGAQVASAASLDAWPGRAADASSQSDATSMLRVAPPTLPTIPDNAALPTLPTIPDNTLPPVPPRSPRNSRPASLLSAGAATPSAPNTARADAESASLRDAGPMSQEEEQAWTMDILSNALNDDDGADFELPPSYFEATGIEDHEE from the coding sequence ATGTCACAGCATGACCAGTGGCTCTTGCAATCGCAacagcacgctgcgtcggTGCTATCACAGCCTTTGAGCCAGGCCATGTCGATCCAAGATAGAAAATCAAGCGACGCCGCATCGATACGTGCGGCGTCGATCTACTCCGCCACCTCGGCGGACACGTCGCGCGGGTACCAGGCGTCCGCGGCCGCGCCGTCCGTGCACACACTCACAGCGTTGCCCGTGCGCCACAATACGAATGCAAATGCAAAGACGGTGCATGCATACAGCGGCGCCAATGGCAGGCTCATTGTACAGTACGTGCACACCGCCGCTTACCAAAGACTCAATACGCCGCCGCAGGCATCACCTACGTACATGGGCGGATCACAATTACGCGGGCGCGGAGCGCTCGTCGGCCGCCTCATCCTGCGATGCACTGACAAAGAGCGCGCCTCGGAAATCCGGCTCAAGCTCAAGGCCGTGGTCACGATACAGGCGCCCAAAGCGTCACAAGCAACCGAAGGGGACATGCCGAATTTTTCTGGCCTATCCCCTTCCACCGCTTCGACTTCCTCGCGCGAGcaggtgctgctgcagatGGAGCaccgtttgcgcgcaagcgacgcgaAATTCCGCGTCGCGGAAAAAGGACCGTCACAGGCCAATGCAGGAGGCAAGCTAAACAAGAATGGATACTACGAGTGGGAGTTTGCATTTGACATCCCGGAGAAAGGCCCTGGGAAAGGCACTTGTAATAGCGGCTTCCCCAGCGTCGGCACCAATTACCCATCCAGCTACGTGCTCGAGAgcgatgtgcgcaaaggAACGCATAAGGAAGAGTGGGCGAGCGTCAAGTGGTACATCAAGGTCACCGTCGAGCGCCCCGGCCTCTTTCGCTCCAACAATCGCCTGCTCGTACCGTTTATCTACCTGCCCCCGCCGCCAGAGAGCATCGCACCGACCCTGCTCCGCCGCCAGGCCCTCTCGCTTCAGATTCGCAGCGTGATCCAACGCGTGCAAGGCCCAGTAGTCCTGCCCAACGATCTAGTCGAGCCCGCAAACAAGTGGACCACAGAGACGTTTATGCTGACACaggctgcgctcggcaagccaATCAAGCGCTCCTTTTTTGACAAGATGCTCGGGAACAACAAGCCGAAGGAAGAGCGCTGGGCGATCTCCTACCCGGGCAAACCCATGGCGGTGTTtcctttgcgcgccgtcaTCCCGTTTGTGCTGAGCCTCATGCACAGCGGCGGGATGCCATTGGTCGTGCATCCCCACGTATACCTCGTGCAAAAagtgcacttgcgcgcgcgctcgacctcGGCACATACGCACTACATATCGCACGCCAAGGTGCTTGCATCGCCCGTGGGCAAGTCTGGCATGCAAAAATGGTTTGGATGGGTGCAGTTTCCCAGCTGGTGCAGCCCCACGTTTGATACACAAGCGCTCGGACTCGAGTACTTTTTGCAGATCAAGCCACTCCATGAACCTGCCGCAAGACCACTGCTTGCTATCCCGGTAGGCCTGTACTGTGCACCGCCACGCCTCACCCCGGCAGTGCCGTCTGTGAAGCGCCAGCAGGCGACGAACGGGAGCCGTACTCTGCTCAGCGATACAGCGAGCACTGCCAGTGCAGACGCTGGGATACCCTCGTCCCCGACGCAGGCAATGCGCTCCATTTCCCTACACGGCTCCCcgtctgcgtcgcgccgcacttcGCTTGgctcggcaatgcgcgTGCCTTCCACGAGTACCTTGTCGTTGCGGCAaacagcagcagcgcttgacGAGCCGTATGGAGCTGGCGTCGCTGGCAttgggcgcgcgcatctccTGGCGACAGAAGCCATGCCCGATCCATGCCTGCGCCATGCCTCGTCCTCCCAggcactcggcgcgcaggtAGCGAGCGCAGCCTCTCTTGATGCATGGCCaggccgcgcggcggatgcTAGCTCGCAGAGCGATGCTACGAGCAtgctccgcgtcgcgccgccgacatTGCCAACGATTCCAGATAATGCGGCATTGCCGACATTGCCAACGATCCCAGATAATACATTGCCACCGGTACCGCCGCGATCGCCGCGGAACTCGCGGCCCGCATCGCTGCTGAGTGCGGGCGCAGCAACGCCGTCGGCCCCAAATACAGCTCGCGCCGACGCAGAGAGTGCCTCGCTGCGTGATGCAGGGCCGATGTCGCAAGAGGAGGAGCAGGCGTGGACTATGGATATACTTTCGAATGCGCTGAacgacgacgatggcgcAGACTTTGAGCTCCCGCCATCCTACTTTGAGGCCACAGGGATCGAGGACCACGAGGAGTAG
- a CDS encoding ribonuclease III (MEROPS:MER0031610; COG:S; EggNog:ENOG503NY7B) — protein sequence MLGATAALLRAVPRGVQHRHFATSPGAVKLAYDVAPPGSARGVSEKTNAVVVLHGLYGSRRNWRSIAKRAAHMLCVPVYSLDLRNHGESPHAETMTYEDMAGDVHAFIQEQRLNKVALIGHSLGGKVAMTLALNPAVPQGTLSHMISVDMSPSQGAISPGFMAYIKAMKEIERANVSKQSDAQAILSRTEPDPDVLQFLLTNLLPGAPKRFRLPLDTLQRSLEGVGAFPFAQPGADDGREVRTWDGPSLFIKGKKSKYLNRHTIALAKEYFPHMQLAEMDTGHWCQAEDPATFLDYIQRFLCGDPVS from the exons ATGTTGGGCGCTACTGCGGCGCTACTGCGtgcggtgccgcgcggcgtgcagcacCGGCATTTTGCGACATCGCCCGGCGCAGTAAAGCTTGCGTACGATGTAGCGCCTCCGggatcggcgcgcggcgtgtcggAAAAGACGAACGCGGTTGTTGTCCTGCACGGCCTTTACggctcgcgccgcaactGGCGCTCGATTGCcaagcgtgctgcgcacatGCTTTGCGTTCCCGTCTACTCGCTCGATCTGCGCAACCACGGAGAGTCGCCGCATGCAGAGACAATGACGTACGAGGACATGGCTGGCGACGTGCATGCATTTATCCAGGAGCAGCGACTAAACAAGGTCGCCTTGATTGGCCACTCGTTGGGCGGCAAGGTCGCCATGACGCTTGCGCTTAACCCTGCGGTGCCGCAAGGTACCCTCTCGCACATGATCAGCGTCGATATGTCGCCGTCGCAGGGTGCGATTTCCCCCGGGTTTATG GCGTACATAAAAGCCATGAAGGAGATCGAGCGTGCGAATGTGTCGAAGCAGAGCGATGCGCAGGCGATACTTTCACGGACGGAGCCT GATCCCGACGTGCTCCAGTTTCTGCTTACCAACCTCTTGCCGGGCGCGCCGAAACGCTTCCGTTTGCCGCTggacacgctgcagcgctcgctgGAGGGCGTCGGGGCGTTTCCTTTTGCGCAGCCGGGGGCGGACGATGGGCGCGAGGTGCGGACGTGGGATGGCCCTTCGCTGTTTATCAAAGGAAAAAAGAGCAAGTACTTGAACCGGCACACGATTGCACTGGCCAAGGAATACTTTCCGCACATGCAGCTTGCAGAGATGGATACAGGGCACTGGTGCCAGGCCGAGGACCCAGCCACGTTTCTTGACTACATCCAGCGCTTTTTGTGCGGCGACCCAGTGTCGTGA
- a CDS encoding glucosamine-phosphate N-acetyltransferase (EggNog:ENOG503P4F6; COG:M): protein MPFTPDSALTLLFDAALLPPSLNEKLAQHSLHMRPLASSDYARGHIAVLASLTSVADPGEAKWRERFAALAAARGGASPYFVVVIVSKDTDELVATGTVFLEPKFLRNLATAAHIEDIAVDTRMQGKGLGKVLIEGLTALGEQCGAYKTLLDCSEENVLFYNKCGYETKGVYMAKYK, encoded by the coding sequence ATGCCGTTTACGCCAGACAGCGCGCTCACGCTATTGtttgatgcggcgcttcttcCGCCGAGCTTGAACGAgaagcttgcgcagcataGCCTGCATATGCGTCCGCTTGCATCGTCGGATTACGCACGTGGGCATATCGCCGTGCTCGCGTCCCTGACCAGCGTCGCGGATCCGGGCGAGGCCAAGTGGAgggagcgctttgcggcgctcgcggcggcgcgtggcggcgcaagcccGTATTTTGTCGTGGTGATTGTGTCGAAGGATACGGACGAGCTTGTGGCGACAGGCACTGTGTTTCTCGAGCCCAAGTTTTTGCGCAACCTTGCGACGGCCGCGCACATTGAAGACATCGCTGTGGACACGCGCATGCAAGGCAAAGGCCTCGGCAAGGTCCTGATCGAGGGCCTGACCGCACTTGGCGagcagtgcggcgcgtacaAGACGCTGCTCGACTGCAGCGAGGAGAATGTATTGTTTTACAACAAGTGCGGCTACGAAACGAAAGGCGTGTACATGGCCAAGTACAAGTAG
- a CDS encoding uncharacterized protein (COG:S; BUSCO:EOG09264B74; TransMembrane:1 (i38-59o); EggNog:ENOG503Q4ZR) — MSCLQPSVLRGVRAARRVPHCIVRHASSAPPRVRPRPWACAALALAAAAAAAGVGALHLEAPHASVPVPVDRVVFEQATKIGLPLHMDTPGGDVNIDRATLRLAGLGVRTVTFLGLRVYVVGMYVAEDALEATQRAVATTGATPNLEETVSAWLHAGIPCAVRLVPVRNTDFQHMRDGLVRAVNVRAKDARQGKNVQTLLPAADAALARNIQQFKALFPRGKMPERHALDVIVQRSPVTSQYCLAMQYDGKPLGTLASEPTMDAAAPGELVFTLPMNLLLAYAGERPDISAALRASMVHSLVHGLL; from the coding sequence ATGTCGTGCTTGCAGCcgagcgtgctgcgcggcgtacgcgcggcgcggcgtgtgccGCACTGTATCGTACGGCACGCCTCCTCTGCACCACCACGAGTGCGGCCGCGGCCGTGGgcctgcgcggcgctcgcgctcgcggccgccgcggcggccgcCGGcgttggcgcgctgcatctcgAAGCGCCCCACGCAAGCGTCCCTGTGCCTGTGGACCGCGTGGTGTTTGAGCAAGCGACCAAGATCGGTCTTCCGCTGCACATGGACACGCCCGGCGGCGATGTGAATATCGACCGCGCCACGCTGCGGCTTGCTGGCCTCGGTGTGCGCACCGTCACGTTTCTTGGGCTGCGCGTGTACGTAGTGGGCATGTATGTCGCAGAGGACGCACTGGAAGctacgcagcgcgccgtagCCACGACGGGCGCCACGCCGAACTTGGAGGAGACCGTCTCCGCCTGGCTCCACGCTGGAATtccgtgcgcagtgcggcTCGTGCCCGTGCGCAACACCGATTTTCAGCacatgcgcgacggccTTGTGCGTGCGGTGAATGTGCGTGCGAAagatgcgcggcaaggcAAGAATGTCCAGACGCTCTTGCCTGCTGCCGACGCAGCACTGGCGCGCAACATACAGCAGTTCAAAGCACTCTTTCCCCGCGGCAAGATGCCCGAAcgccatgcgctcgacgtgATTGTCCAGCGGAGTCCCGTCACGTCGCAATACTGCCTTGCGATGCAGTACGATGGCAAGCCGCTGGGCACGCTGGCCTCTGAGCCCACGATGGATGCGGCCGCGCCTGGCGAGCTTGTTTTTACGCTCCCCATGAACTTGCTGCTTGCCTATGCGGGCGAGCGTCCCGACATtagtgcggcgctgcgcgcatcgatggTGCATAGCTTAGTGCATGGCCTGTTGTAG
- the UBP15 gene encoding ubiquitinyl hydrolase 1 (EggNog:ENOG503NWAD; MEROPS:MER0002179; BUSCO:EOG092606AJ; COG:O) — MVQSAPAGMDEAPLDTAVSKQPRVSVMDEKAFSEKYLADLGLDEAEFKVFHWPIKSWSALEKRITSPEFEVGGHRWRILLFPFGNSNGQPYDMVSVYLDYADDKRVPEGWHACAQFALVISNPTDPTLFSTSQAHHRFTAEEMDWGFTRFNESRKLAVPFDARVRPIIEDDQAVVSAYVRVLKDPTGVLWHNFINYDSKKETGYVGMKNQGATCYMNSLLQSLFCINYYRRAVYQIPTENDIPTDSVALALQRVFYNLQTSDQPVGTTELTKSFGWKSLDSFLQHDVQEFNRVLQEKLEAKMKGTASDGAIQELFVGKMKSYLRCVDVDYESSRTEDFYDIQLNVKSMPDLEASFADYIQTEMLEGDNKYFAEGFGLQDARKGVIFEKFPPVLHLQLKRFEYDMERDAMVKINDRHEFPADIDLAPYIDQERQSEPWIYRLHGVLVHSGDLHGGHYFALIKPERDSGWYKFDDDRVTLATEREVFEDNFGGEMPQQRNQPATAPIRAMKRFTNAYMLVYIRESQMDEVLKPFGPQDTPTHLTTRLEDERLQMETRRRELEEQHLYVNVRVVTEDIFRHHQGFDLAAFDDRTGKGEVPCFRVLKYEAFLHFKRRLAQQYGLPEDMFRVWVLVNRQNKTIRPDMVVPDDQTLTVESVRDRMASRQHDLRLYLEVLAPNSLATAFFDPAHPSSTILLFLKHFDTSRQTLLGVTHIYVPRQMKVMDLVPTINELMRWPPTTQVKLVEEIKPGMIEQLKPKATFVQSELQDGDVVCFQIELTDKDTSEYEMQSMCSNPMQFYDFLQNQVHILLKPRFEDVEYKTELELTLSKKMTYDMLAARVAERLTCDPLKLRFTVANGPNGAPKSVLKRTANQTINEIIQSSYLQGPASLLYYELLEVSIIELETKRALKLVWMGAHNKEAAAPLPLLLPKTATVHEVADRLAKSVALEPSGTQKIRIFEVVAFGKQQHELHPSDTVSSIPDGIELFAEELAPEELGAGENEKLVNVCHFYKDPMRTHGVPFKFVLKRGERFADTAKRLLARLQLAEKDAAKFRYALLQLGQYQQPTYLEDDDVLFDHKFQSEDVVAIDHVDLSGRPNRYGNAPSQDRGIRIRS; from the exons ATGGTAC AGTCCGCTCCTGCCGgcatggacgaggcgccgcTTGACACCGCCGTGTCGAAACAGCCGCGCGTGAGTGTGATGGACGAGAAGGCGTTTTCCGAAAAGTACCTCGCGGACCTCGGgctcgacgaggccgaGTTCAAAGTCTTCCACTGGCCGATCAAGTCCTGGAGCGCGCTTGAGAAACGCATCACGAGCCCCGAGTTCGAGGTCGGCGGGCACCGCTGGCGAATTCTGCTGTTTCCGTTCGGGAACAGTAACGGGCAGCCGTACGACATGGTGTCCGTGTACCTCGACTATGCAGACGACAAGCGTGTGCCGGAAGGCTGGCACGCATGCGCGCAGTTTGCCTTGGTGATCTCGAACCCCACCGACCCCACCCTCTTCTCCACGAGCCAAGCCCACCACCGCTTCACTGCGGAAGAGATGGACTGGGGCTTTACGCGCTTCAACGAGTCGCGCAAGCTTGCCGTGCCGTTTGACGCGCGTGTTCGCCCGATAATTGAGGACGACCAAGCGGTCGTGTCCGCCTACGTGCGCGTGCTAAAAGACCCCACCGGTGTCCTTTGGCACAACTTTATCAACTACGACTCCAAGAAAGAGACGGGATACGTCGGCATGAAAAACCAGGGTGCGACGTGCTACATGAACTCCCTCTTGCAGTCGCTCTTCTGCATCAACTActaccgccgcgccgtgtaCCAGATCCCGACAGAGAACGATATTCCGACAgacagcgtcgcgcttgcactccagcgcgtcttttACAATCTGCAGACCTCGGACCAGCCCGTGGGGACGACAGAGCTCACGAAATCCTTTGGGTGGAAGTCGCTCGACTCCTTCCTCCAGCACGACGTCCAGGAATTCAACCGCGTCCTCCAGGAGAAGCTGGAAGCGAAGATGAAAGGCACTGCGTCCGACGGTGCGATCCAGGAGCTCTTTGTCGGCAAGATGAAGAGCTACTTACGGTGCGTGGATGTCGACTACGagtcgtcgcgcacagaaGACTTTTACGACATCCAGCTGAATGTCAAGAGCATGCCCGACCTCGAAGCGTCGTTTGCCGACTATATCCAGACCGAGATGCTCGAGGGCGACAACAAGTACTTTGCCGAGGGCTTTGGCTTGCAAGACGCTCGAAAAGGCGTTATTTTCGAAAAGTTTCCGCCTGTCCTGCACCTCCAGCTGAAGCGCTTTGAGTACGacatggagcgcgacgccatggTCAAGATCAATGACCGCCACGAGTTTCCCGCAGATATCGACCTTGCTCCGTACATTGATCAGGAGCGGCAAAGCGAGCCGTGGATCTATCGCTTGCACGGCGTCCTTGTGCACTCTGGCGACCTGCACGGCGGGCACTACTTTGCCCTCATCAAGCCGGAGCGCGATTCCGGCTGGTACAAGTTTGACGACGATCGGGTGACGCTCGCGACAGAGCGGGAGGTGTTTGAGGACAACTTTGGCGGGGAGATGccccagcagcgcaaccAGCCTGCGACCGCGCCCATCCGTGCGATGAAACGCTTCACGAATGCGTACATGCTTGTCTACATCCGCGAGTCCCAAATGGACGAGGTACTAAAGCCGTTTGGGCCCCAAGACACGCCGACGCACCTTACCACGCGCTTGGAAGACGAGCGCTTGCAGATGGAAAcgcgacggcgcgagctcgaggagcagcaCCTCTATGTAAATGTCCGCGTGGTCACCGAGGACATCTTTCGGCACCACCAAGGCTTTGACCTCGCCGCCTTTGACGACCGCACCGGCAAAGGCGAAGTTCCGTGCTTCCGCGTGCTCAAGTACGAAGCATTCTTGCACTTTAAGCGCCGCCTCGCACAGCAGTACGGCCTGCCAGAAGACATGTTCCGCGTCTGGGTACTTGTCAACCGGCAAAACAAGACGATCCGGCCGGATATGGTCGTGCCCGACGACCAGACACTCACTGTGGAGAGCGTGCGCGATCGTatggcgtcgcgccagcACGATTTGCGCCTCTACCtcgaggtgcttgcgcccAACAGCCTCGCCACCGCCTTTTTCGACCCTGCCCATCCTAGCAGCACCATCTTGCTCTTCTTGAAGCACTTTGACACCTCGCGCCAGACTCTCCTCGGCGTCACACACATCTATGTGCCCCGCCAAATGAAGGTCATGGATTTGGTCCCGACCATCAACGAGCTCATGCGCTGGCCGCCAACGACGCAGGTCAAGCTCGTGGAGGAGATCAAGCCCGGCATGattgagcagctcaagCCAAAGGCGACCTTTGTCCAGAGCGAGCTGCAGGACGGCGACGTGGTGTGCTTCCAGATTGAGCTCACCGACAAAGACACGTCCGAATACGAGATGCAGTCGATGTGCAGCAACCCCATGCAGTTCTACGACTTTTTGCAGAACCAAGTACACATCCTCCTCAAGCCGCGCTTCGAGGATGTAGAGTACAAGACTGAGCTGGAGCTCACGTTGAGCAAGAAAATGACGTACGATATGCTCGCCGCAAGAgttgccgagcgcctcaCCTGCGACCCGCTCAAGCTGCGCTTCACGGTGGCGAATGGCCCGAACGGCGCGCCCAAGTCGGTGCTCAAACGCACCGCCAACCAGACGATCAACGAGATTATTCAGAGCAGCTACTTGCAGGGCCCTGCCAGCCTGCTCTACTacgagctcctcgaggTGAGCATCATCGAGCTCGAGACAAAGCGTGCACTCAAACTCGTCTGGATGGGCGCCCACAACAAAgaggccgccgcgccgctcccgCTGCTCCTGCCCAAGACGGCCACGGTGCACGAAGTCGCGGATCGGCTCGCGAAATctgtcgcgctcgagcccAGCGGCACACAAAAGATCCGCATCTTTGAGGTGGTCGCTTttggcaagcagcagcacgagTTGCACCCCAGCGACACGGTCAGCTCCATCCCCGACGGCAtcgagctctttgccgaggagcTCGCACCcgaggagctcggcgcgggcgaAAACGAGAAACTGGTCAATGTGTGCCACTTTTACAAGGATccgatgcgcacgcacggcgtTCCTTTCAAGTTCGTCctcaagcgcggcgagcggtTTGCCGACACCGCCAAGCGTCttctcgcgcgcttgcaacTCGCCGAGAAAGACGCGGCCAAGTTCCGCTACGCACTCTTGCAGCTCGGACAGTACCAGCAGCCCACGTACCTggaagacgacgacgtgCTTTTCGACCACAAGTTCCAGTCCGAAGACGTCGTGGCCATCGACCACGTCGACCTCAGCGGGCGGCCAAACAGGTACGGCAATGCACCGTCGCAGGACCGCGGGATAAGGATTCGCAGCTAG